In Zingiber officinale cultivar Zhangliang chromosome 3A, Zo_v1.1, whole genome shotgun sequence, the DNA window ACGGCGAGAAAGAGGGGATTTAGGAGGTTGGCGGGAGAGGTAGGAAGGGAATAACATTATATTTGGTTTAAAACTAGGGTGCTCTTTTTTTGGATAAATAAAGAAACGTGACCACTCCTTTTGGTAAAAAGCCAAATTCTGCAAGATGAAAGGCTAAGCCCATGTTTGAGAAATTTCCCAACTTTAGCATTTTGAATCATAAGTGCATGCGTTGGCATTCATATTTTCAACTTTAACAAACTACCagaattgtttttttttcaaattctgtTCGACCTCCAAACCCTAGCTTGAAGCAATTAtagaaaagacaagtcaagcaACACGTGAATGAGTAACCAAATTCACTCACCAATCCTTGCATCCATCACACTGGACCATTAGATCATCAGGGTTGTAAGGCATCTCACACTTGCAATatctgaaacaaaaaaaaaaaagagtaaaaacacaaacttgacagCTAAAAATCCAATTACCAAAAACTAGGATCACAAATAATGAAGAAAATAGATGCAAACAAGGCAAATCCTACACTGCAACACGATCAGGAGTGAAAGCTCCAGTGGCCGCCTTGTACTCAAATCGGCAGAAGTAGTCCTCGGCCCCAACATTCTCCAGCTTGGTGTAGTTCTTAAACGAGTGCACAATGCACTTTCCCTCGATGGTGTGCGCGCTCTGCACATCGTAGTGATCAGAGAGGAACAACTCCTTGGCGCCGTGGAACAGCCGCCGGCCGCCAATGGACTCCTCGGGGCGGTAGTACCACCTGACCTTCACCCGCACGTTGTTGCGGTGGTCGGCCTCGATCTTCTCCACCTTCGCCACGTACGGCGGCTTCTCCGACTCCGACGGCCGCATCAGCACGCAGTCGCCGACTGCAACATCCCCCACCCCGCGAACCCACAATAACAAAAATCAAATCAACTGGAGAAATAGATCCAAACGGAGAAAGCTACCTGCGCGGGGGAGCAAGGAGATACCTTTGACGACCTTGTTGGTGCCCTTGATGGCGTAGGAATCGAGGTCCTTCTTCCCGGGCTTGGTCTTGGCCATCGGATGAAATCAAGCCAGATGCAAATGGGGAGTGGGGAATCGGGCCGGATGAGTGCTTGCAGCGTCGACGGTGGGGAGAGTGCCGATCGAGCGGGAGCAGAGGATGGAGGGGAGGGCGGATCGAAAccctagagagagagagaggatggaGTTTGGTAGGTTCCGGCGACAGGTAGAAGTGGCAAAGAAATGACTGACTCGAGCTTTTTACTACAACGCTACAAACGCACTCATCCTTGCCCTTCCTTTTTGGCTTATTATGAGACTCTTCGCAACTCTGCAATTAAAAAAACGGCAATTTTTTGAACTAAATCGATTGACACCAgccgcaattttttttttttagcaaaaaTTAAAAGGACGATGCAAATTAAGTGTTAATGACTAGCGCCTGAAATCTTATCATAATAAGATAATAATATttggaatttaaattttgattaagtcaagataaatatttcttttatgtattagtcactatttcaaaaattaataatcGTTCATGATTTTTTCCTTTCGTATTGACCCTGAAACGAATTGACGGGGACGTTGAGTACGAACTTATTCGTCTCTTGccataataatataattattttaaaataattttgatagtaattttgatgaaattttaataattttaactgAGTTATAAAGAATTTGAtatttatagtttaaaatttataatttaactaCAAGTATATAGTAACTATCTATTATAGAAGCTATTAAATAGTTATTATAATATTACAATAGTACGGTATTAGATGTTTTAAGTTATAGTAACTTTTACCTGTTGTTATAATAGTTAGTCATTAAAAAAAAAGTCCTttcatatttatataatttgaagcgctttttaaagtattttttttcttcttttatttcgTTAATTATTAGATTTATCGTTAAAAAACATctcatttactttttttttttttttttttttttgctaaatttAGTCATCGACATTTGTTCACAAAACACTCACACTTCGCTTCTGTTGTTTGATATATTTCTTTagtctttattattttttaattgacaTTAGATATTCTACTTATGTTAACTACTGGTTAATTCTTAAAATGATCGATTtgattttatagaaatttttcattgaccatcaagataaattaaaaaatattcacaGCGGGCGATAAAGTCGAACCTAGTTGTTTAAAGACCTTAGatgaaattataaattatatccCAATTTTATCTTTTTACTTCTTCTAAAAAAATCTTTTGTATTATCCATCATAGAATATATACacttacaaaaaaaatataaagaaaactcATTTAAAATGTCTTGGTGATACACTTTTAaaggtaaaatcatcaataatagcttcatatttaatatttctaaaatattcttttcaataCATAAAATTGTTAATTTATTTAGTCTATCTTGAGTCATTGTGGTCCGTAAATAAGatcttattaattttaattttaaaaaacttctttcAAAAGATGTCATTATCACGAGTATTGTCAATAATATCCTATAAGCAATCATCACATTTGGAagcatatttattgtttttaaaaattctaatatttGAACAAaagatcattttttttatttgtttcataAGCTTTACTAGGTAACATTACTTGTAAAACTTGTAGTTATGAAAACATATATTTTGCATCAATATCAGAAGTGTGAccatttcttaaaatatttttaggatacacaagaactcatcaattcattgtaagtaccccgtgatgattttgatatgatcaaccaagtcaagttaggtcttgttgttgtctgatgccttgtgtctaagtgtgcaagaacttaggagcacaagaggtcgagtgaaagacgcagctagtgagaaggacagcacgggagagagccgacgggattGGTGCGTCCGAGaaacgaggtgctgtggaagagtacgccagcggacgagaaggaggcacgtggtgtttctgagggacgagaagccggagcgaaagactgctcgagaaggcaGGGAAATGAGTTCAAGTGagcctattccgaatggccgaaatcacccaagcgagtgaagctggagtggaagaaccggaccgaagtgagcggaaccggagtagaagacccggaccaaaagtcaacaggaTGTTGACTTTTTGGGTCCGGGTGTTCGAaatccttccgggcgcctagacccaaAACTCTATCAAATCACGACATGGCACAATTCATAGCGatgaggataaaattctatctatgtccaggtgcctggaacccttccaagctcccccgatcagggctataaatatagaccTGATCCCAGTAGCCTAGAACATCAATTGTAAATCATTCTCTTTTTGTTCTACTATTGCTTGTAAGccatcaacgttgtaaagaggttattccgcccaaaggagatcttcatagtgcgTTTCACttaccttggattagtaatcctctgattgcaactAAGTAATTCTTTTTGTGCCTCTGTCTTTGATTTGTTTGCttctttattctttttatacaagtgtttgctctaataagctataagtcgagaaaggtttttatttttatctttcagggttattcaccccctctagtcggtcgTCAAGGGACCAATATTCATCATCATCCAATGAAATTAATTTTGCAACATCATACAAGAATCTAAATATAGATTCAAAATATTACAATTGTTCAACTCTTTAATTGCCCAAGAGCAATATCGACCACTAAGATAAAATAATCTATTCGAAAAGATTCTTCCTGTGATTGATTTTCCCTTTCAGCGCTAACAATCTCATCAAAATACCTCTTTctataaattttacattttatagGAAATGCAGGCTCAATTTCCATACCAGATGCTATTTTTTGCATCAAACATAGCAGAAGCAAAAtcattttctctatatttttcaaaaaaggaAACTAGACTAGACAATTATTTTACAACAACATCAAGACACATATCCTCTAACTGTAATTTTTTGCTAactaagttaattttatgcaaaATATCATGTCAAATAACAAGacttaatataaattcaaaacttgaaAGTTCACCAGATGCTAAAGTTTCAGCATCTCTACTTAAGTTGCTGTCTTCACTTATTTCTGGTAAATTGAACAAACCTTCTCTGATTTGAAAAGTTTGAGATAGTATTGCTTTGACTGTTTCAATATGATTTTCTCATCTCATAGTTgacaatgattttaaagttaatacATCAATGTATTCAAGCAAAACATTCTATCTTTTTATTGAATTAGAGAACACGATGCACATACATTGATATGCTACAGAAAATGATTTTACTTTAGCACAAGAATTTGTCATATACAAATAGCTAAGTTAAGAAAATGTGAACCACATGACATGTAAAATGATCTAGGATTAATGTCAAGTAATCTTCTTTACACACCTTGATTTTTCCCTTTCATGTTAGATCCATTATCATAACATTGTCCTCTTACATTATTAATATCAAGTTCTAAATATTGTAAAACAATTTACAATTTATTGAAAAGACTTAAACTAGTTGTATCTTCTATATTTATAAATTCTAAGAAGTATTCTTCTATTTTAATTGAAATGTCTGAAACATTTATACATCTTAATATGAGAGTCATTTATTCTTTGTGACTTGAATATTGTGTACAATCAAGaattagtaaaaaatattttacctcttttacttttttaattattGCATTCTTGACTTTGAAGGCTAGAATAGatattaacttattttaaattttataaataatgatAATGAATCTTTTTATCTTGAATGAGTCGAAAATGTTCTTCCATTAGTGGATCGAAATCTATGATCATTTCAAGTAAACCAAAAAAAATACCATTACCATCTTCATAAATTTTGCCATGTGTACTATGAAATGCCAAATTATGTATAGCAAGTCATTTGACAACAGCAACTATTCTTAACATGATGTGTTTCCAATGCTTTGTGTCCTTTTTAATTTGTTCTTGCATTTCCTTATCAATTGTCATTGTTTTCCTTAATCTCATTTGTAGTTCAACAAAAGTTCTCAAATTAATGAGGTGTTCAacactagtttcatattatttaaGTTTGTCACATAAATATTTCCCGTCATTAACTTCTTCCCTTGCTAAATTACTTACTTTAAACAacttacaacaaatacaaaatactttGTCCAACTCCTTCGAGTATACTAACCATTTTCGATCACGAGTCTCACCATTTGGTAACATTTGAACATAGTAAGTATGAGAAAAGTGTCTAGATTCTTTATCTAAAGGAAACTTGAGAATATCTTCTCTTTTAGGACCTCTTTCCATAAataaatctctcattttttaaTCAAGATTATCCCAACTCTTGGATCAAATATGTTTAAATCATATCGAGGTGTCGAACATTGATATTCGTTTGTATGTTCATCATCacaataattatttatatttttttagtgcaagaagcatctgacgatcgaacctatgttttcaTTATGTcgaagggtccaaagttaagttgttttgttatctaacaaagtttattgagcttgcaggaaagtcctaagttgtcttagacaaaagtcctagtggattctaggcaggtggaaaaacctagggatggtaaccctatgtcctagggggtagaaaccctaggtggtggaaagtcctagctacagttaggcgggtggaaaaccctaggaggtggtaaccctaggtcctacgaggtggtaaccctaggctgaggaaaaccctagggggtggtaaccctaggcagaaagtccaatcAGTCTGAAGGACCGATttgacaacaggtaaactctcctgagaggagtatgtgaggatgcattccccggcGAGGGAACAGTAGCTGTCAgtccgacctaggattttcgagaaattcaaagttagaaccagacagtccggtgactgtcaaatacCTATATTTATCTTGTtacattgtgctaactttattttgcagggtatactttttttgtagactaatatgccttgcaggaagcgaattgggcacttttgtctcggatgaacagtgctcaaggcgcctccatggagctagAAGGCGCTTGAGCACGCTGGTCGAAGGATCCGCGCGATAGCGAGCGAAGGCACCTTCGAAGGGGCTTGAAGGTACTTCTCAGATAACTAAACTGCGTAATTTGGTTAATTATCTTATGTGTAAGTTAGCTCAATCTAATGTTCAGGTCAAATCACTCCAAAAGAAGGTAACActtcttaaggaggagactaaactaagtcagttcaaaatggaagttcaactcaagtccaacaatttgagaaagaaaattttaatttaaaaactcaagttaaagaactaaagaatacgttggaactgttggtgcggttagcactaacggtctaactcaagttttaatgaatgacaaaataggttaagttagtttcattgttatctaatactctgaccaagtgtgcaggagaagcccagacaggtcgatgagttgacctgatgtctggcacgaagcctagctaggtcgacgggccgaccggatagctggcacgaagtccaaacgggtcaatGGGTTGATCGAacgtttggcacaaagtccagctaggtcgatgggttgatcgaatagctggcacgaagcccaaacgggtcgaagggatgaccagatgtctggtaggtaagtgaaggtaagtcactagaggggagtgactgtgaggacgcgttcccgggaagggaacattaggtgtcgatccgacttagatccatttcggatatctaagtcgagattgtgactagattctggtctcgaggagatagaatctaattatattttatttgatgataaactgtgctaatactctattttgcaggatatatatttgcctcggactaacattttcttgcaggaaggaaaccGTTGGAAAACaagggtctaggcgcccggaggtaaattttatccccaacatcacttcgccacgtggagatccctgattggctcggctacgtcctATTCAGGGTGtccgaagggatccaggcgccctgaacctcctatataaggagggtaaaggctggagtcaTAGAACAATAACGAACGATCTGCTCTCCCGTGCTCTTGCGACGTCTCTCTGACGAAGTGCtgctatttttccttttcttattgtcggtattaattttttagtagcattcttgtactttaattgtaacaatcatttcgaattgctagtgaattgcccaatgaaatcactcaacgagtgcgagccttggagtaggagtcgacaaaggctccgaaccaagtaaaacaccttgtgttagcgttgctctCTCTTTTCGCTTTTCTTATTCTGCTGCATGCTTACTCGATATTTTTTAAATCGTTATTCAttccccctctagcgaaactcttcgatccaacaagtggtatcagagcaggtaccgctctgatttggtgcaatcaccaatcaggcaaagggggggtccttttaaagaaaaattagatatcgtttgttcttaaaatatattcttacgcctttcatttttttccctctaaaaatatttttgaaaaattcattttcatttttttcactgttggttaatattaataaaatatcgcatttaccaaaatttgaaataatattttttttaatattttattattttttaattagtgaaatattatattatttctccagcactgctaatccaagtccaagtcttgggatttttttttgtttgtttccttgtgtgcaagaccaatgtctcttctagaaggacggagcatccacgaaccacctccatatgagatgtacaagaGACATAAATTCAATCTGTGGATGATGCAGATGGAAACCTTTATTCTTATGAACAACCTCGATGGTGGCATGACACTGAGAAGACCAACACAAAACTCAGAAgtaaaccaaaaggtaataaagttagtttcatatttattacctaacaaagttactTGCAGGATAGGGAAGGTCAAGGATGCCCACGAGTTTCGGACATACTtgaccaagcttcacgaggagccaTTAGAGTTAGACAATCAAGTCAAAATCGAATccagactcgagtcagatccaacggaaaagcctactgaattaggggatgcgcttaaggttagtatagtttaccaaaatacccctatcAGTAATAGGTTAAATAATCTGCATAATGATttagataagtatgaaattatccCAAGTATAGTGCATAATAATCTAGATCTATATGATTTAAATTCaatatcacaaaataatctagattctgatcaagtcaatcaagactctgatcaatttgacatcaaccttgacttggtcaaacagtacaatgaccaaatcaattcaaataatttagttaattcagaaaatttaaaataagtcAACATTTAGACATaagtaagtcaaacattaaaataaattcaaatttaaaaattaaaaatgagaaaAGGGATAAAACtaataaatatcttaataaagtatttaataatctagataaaatcagtctagaaaatgttatccaaaaccaagataattttaaattaaattttaaagataagacttatttaataaattccactaatcatATTAACTTAAAAGGTGAAGAAAAtacaaggataaaatcaaacattttgataaaatcaaaactaaatttaacaagcttaaaattaaatgttaaagataacatattaagcaaaggaaatctagaaaattcaaaattaataatgaataaaaggttaagagataaacctttaaagaaatataattcaaacaacttaattaattcaaatttaaaaattaataaaaacttaaactttaaaaataagctattaaagaaagataattcaattaacttaataaaattaaaattgaatgaaaatttaaactttaaatacactcttttaaagaaggacaatttgactcatctaattaaatcaaaattaaaaacttaaatttaaattacaaattaaataaaatataaaaagaaaatcaataatttaggggagactccaaactagttggcaccttcaAAAATAATCTACTCAACAGGGTAACCAAAagtaatctacccgacagggtaagcaAAAGTAACGTACCCGGCagagtaattaggattagaataaaaagggacaaagtttaacttgacctacggtactagtaaagttttggatgataataagttaggggaacttagtctatgcatgtctaggaagatatggcttcgacctggtgcatttggctaagtggaactaactgaagctaccctttacggatcctaactagttagaccaaggttttgtactaaattcagtggatgagactatttgcaaaacctcgaaggcatggttattcTAATAAtctccaagtgactcaccatagcccagaaatttatctaaagaacgcctgtttgttgaactcaaagctaaacatgaatctaacacaaacttaaactaaatcctaaaaattgaatctaactcatctaacaaaattataggattccctgattgaaaatttaaatttgatgaaatgactaagaatttaaaattaaaattaaattaaaataaaagtaaaataaaataaaattgaaattataattaatttaaattaaactaaattaaaattaaattaaactaaactaaaattaaattaatttaaaatttaattaaaataaaataaaaataaaaattaaattaaaaattaaaattaaaattaaattaaattaaaaataaattaaatcaaaactaaattaaataaattaaattaaattttaaaaaaataattaaaattaaaattaaaattatatgaaattaaaattaaaataaaaataaaataaaataaaaattaaatttaaataaaaattaaattaaattaaactaaaattaaatttaaattaatttaaaatttaaattaaaattaaattaaaattaaatgatataAAATTAACCTTTATCTTaacttctttaaaaatcattttaaaaatcttgtaaaaatcatttcaacaaatctttaaaaataattttaaaaattctttaaaaatcatttgaaaattcttttaaaaatcaatttaaaaaatctttaaaaatcatttgaaaaatcttttaaaaatcatttgaaaaatcttttaaaaatcatttgaaaaatctttaaaaatcattttaaaaatctttaaaaatcatttgaaaaatctttttaaaatcattttaaaaattctttaaaaatcattttaaaaattctttaaaaatcattttaatttttttttaaaataattttaaaaattcttttaaaaatcattttataaattctttaaaaactattttttaaaaattcattaaaaatcattttcaaaattcttttaaaaatcatttaaaaatttcattacaaatcattttaaaaattctttaaaaaacattttgaaaattcttttaaaaataattttgaaaattcttttaaaaatcattttttaaaaataattctttaaaacccatttttaaaaaaatctttaaaaatcattttaaaaatccttttaacatttcttttaaaaatcattttaaaaattctattaaaaattattttaaaatcattttaaaaattattttaaaattgtgttaaaaatccttttaaaattgtttttaatgttatttaaaaaatcattttattttttttttatttttttaaaaaattctttaaaaattatttttaaaaaatatttaaattttttttaaaaaaattcttttaaaaattcttttagaaattattttaaaaatccttttaaaaaatcttttaaaaatttatttataaatccttttaaaaattatttaaaaattatgttaaaaatccttttaaaaattcttttaaaagttatttaaaaaatcattttaaaattattttaattttttttttaaactttaaagatCATTCTAAAACTAAGacacttaagttaattaaaacttaaattaaaacttaaatttgtaacttaaattagaatttaaattgaaaacttaaattataacttaaaaactttaaatatatacctaatttataacttaaaatttaaacttaatttaagatttaaaattaaacttaattaaatccttttattatttttaaaattactttaaatcatcttacatttctttaaaattattttaaaatctattttcaattataataataataataataataataataataataataataatttaaaagttagatattttataaaatgattaaatcactcaagatttaaaatttaaacttaattaagtaattaataagtaaataactacaacttaattgtttaagtctaacattatttgagaactaaggttGACTTGATTAGGAGAtagatttaacctaattaaaaacATTAAATTGACGCAAAATCTTTGTTAATCAACCTTGACTttacattaaaatattaatgaaaattttaactattttaattaaaacatattTAAAGATTAACTTAAATTGAACCCTACTTAactttgtttaataactttaataaatttaatttcaaattactACTAaccttaaactaagttaatcctacttaaaaggaagtaaatgaaaagttaaattagaacGAACACTTTCATtaatcaactcaatcaattaatatgaaatttaaattattttaattaaataagtattaaattattcaatcaagtaaaagttag includes these proteins:
- the LOC122052062 gene encoding chromatin remodeling protein EBS-like; translated protein: MAKTKPGKKDLDSYAIKGTNKVVKVGDCVLMRPSESEKPPYVAKVEKIEADHRNNVRVKVRWYYRPEESIGGRRLFHGAKELFLSDHYDVQSAHTIEGKCIVHSFKNYTKLENVGAEDYFCRFEYKAATGAFTPDRVAVYCKCEMPYNPDDLMVQCDGCKDWFHPTCMGMSIEQAKKLEHFLCSDCDSEADEKRSSNGYPDSTVSDTKVEPKRRKR